One stretch of Candidatus Baltobacteraceae bacterium DNA includes these proteins:
- a CDS encoding class I SAM-dependent methyltransferase, whose translation MNEKERFTTLAGVYNAGRPGYPPEVGEIIFEGLGDPSRLVVADLGAGTGTSSLLLAAHGPDVRAVEPNVAMRAKAGTHERVTWVDGSAEKTTLADASIDVVAAFQAFHWFDPAVTYPEIMRILKDGGRAALVYYERDESDPFAGAYGNLVRKFATDDTEQRRARTRETFALFDGWRSVRQRSVPSEQIFDAAGIVDRVNSSSYLPHTGPQSEQLHREAQALFDMYARDGQARMALQYLVTIGER comes from the coding sequence GTGAACGAAAAAGAACGCTTTACGACCTTAGCGGGCGTCTATAACGCCGGCCGTCCGGGCTATCCGCCCGAAGTCGGCGAGATTATCTTTGAGGGACTCGGCGATCCGAGCCGCCTCGTCGTCGCCGACCTCGGCGCAGGGACCGGAACGTCCTCGCTGCTCCTTGCGGCGCACGGGCCCGATGTTCGCGCCGTCGAGCCGAACGTCGCCATGCGCGCGAAGGCGGGTACGCACGAGCGCGTGACGTGGGTCGATGGCTCAGCCGAGAAAACGACGCTCGCAGACGCGAGCATCGACGTCGTTGCCGCGTTTCAAGCCTTTCATTGGTTCGATCCGGCCGTCACGTATCCGGAAATCATGCGCATTCTCAAAGACGGCGGACGCGCAGCACTCGTCTACTACGAACGCGATGAAAGCGATCCGTTCGCGGGCGCATACGGAAATCTGGTCCGCAAGTTCGCAACCGACGACACCGAGCAGCGGCGTGCGCGAACGCGCGAGACATTTGCACTTTTCGACGGATGGCGCAGCGTGCGGCAGCGATCGGTGCCGAGCGAACAGATCTTTGATGCCGCGGGCATCGTCGACCGCGTGAACAGCAGCTCGTACCTTCCGCACACGGGACCCCAGAGCGAGCAACTTCATCGCGAGGCTCAAGCGCTGTTCGATATGTACGCGCGCGATGGACAAGCGCGGATGGCGTTGCAGTATCTCGTCACGATCGGCGAACGCTAG
- a CDS encoding YciI family protein, producing MQYMLLIYLPNRPVTPEEREAAMPAWMAYSKELQDRKAYIAGAPLAEPTSATTVRVQNGKRAVTDGPFAETKEWLGGYYLLDCKSLDDAIELAGKCPAAQYGSIELRPVVDM from the coding sequence ATGCAATACATGCTGCTGATCTATTTACCGAACCGCCCGGTGACGCCGGAAGAGCGCGAAGCCGCTATGCCGGCCTGGATGGCCTATTCCAAAGAGCTGCAAGACCGCAAGGCCTACATCGCCGGTGCGCCGCTTGCCGAACCGACGAGCGCGACCACGGTGCGCGTGCAAAACGGGAAACGCGCCGTCACGGACGGTCCGTTCGCCGAAACGAAGGAATGGCTCGGCGGATACTACCTGCTCGACTGCAAGTCGCTGGACGATGCGATCGAGCTCGCCGGGAAATGCCCCGCTGCGCAATATGGATCGATCGAACTTCGTCCCGTCGTCGACATGTAA
- a CDS encoding RNA polymerase sigma factor produces MDRSNFVPSSTCNQSATIEQSFRDDAGRALATLAKHLGDIEAAEDALQDAYLVALERWPRDGVPQNRTAWILATARNRAIDKLRRERRGREKLELLATLDFVHNAEDATEMTAVPDDRLGLMFACCHPGLAVEARVALTLRTLGGLETAEIADAFLVPEATMAQRLVRAKRKIREAAIPLDVPPAQRLPERLADVCAVLYLIFNEGYLASRGEQLVRHDLCEEAIRLGRILMRLMPQEPEVMGLLALMLYAHARRAARTGPAGELIPLPEQERTLWNRELIAEANALLGRAVQHRLAGAYQLEAMIAAEHTNAQSVQRVHWDAIARIYGELAVVAPSPVIDLNRAVAVSFADGPESGLRILDAIEPELLESYHPAHVARADFLSRLGRRGEAREAYVAALALTQNAAERVFIEGKVRDLDQSTLA; encoded by the coding sequence ATGGATCGATCGAACTTCGTCCCGTCGTCGACATGTAATCAATCCGCGACGATCGAGCAATCGTTTCGCGATGATGCGGGACGCGCGCTCGCGACGCTCGCCAAGCACCTCGGCGACATCGAAGCCGCAGAGGATGCTCTTCAGGACGCATATCTCGTCGCGTTGGAACGTTGGCCGCGCGACGGAGTGCCGCAGAATCGAACCGCCTGGATCTTGGCGACGGCGCGCAATCGTGCGATCGACAAATTACGACGCGAGCGTCGCGGACGCGAGAAACTCGAGCTTCTCGCGACGCTCGATTTCGTACACAATGCGGAAGATGCAACAGAAATGACGGCTGTACCGGACGACCGGCTCGGATTGATGTTCGCGTGTTGCCACCCCGGCCTCGCGGTCGAAGCGCGCGTGGCGTTGACGCTGCGCACGCTCGGCGGACTCGAGACCGCTGAGATCGCCGATGCGTTTCTCGTTCCGGAAGCCACCATGGCGCAGCGGCTCGTGCGCGCCAAGCGCAAGATTCGTGAAGCGGCAATCCCACTCGACGTGCCGCCGGCGCAACGCCTTCCCGAGCGTCTCGCCGACGTGTGCGCGGTGCTGTACTTGATTTTCAACGAGGGCTATCTCGCCTCACGCGGCGAGCAGCTCGTTCGCCACGATCTCTGCGAAGAAGCGATTCGTCTGGGACGGATTCTGATGCGGCTGATGCCGCAAGAGCCCGAGGTAATGGGACTGCTCGCGCTCATGTTGTACGCACACGCACGACGCGCGGCGCGCACCGGCCCGGCCGGTGAGCTCATCCCGCTTCCGGAGCAAGAGCGCACGCTCTGGAATCGCGAGCTGATCGCAGAAGCGAATGCGCTGCTCGGACGCGCCGTACAGCATCGTTTGGCGGGCGCCTATCAACTCGAAGCGATGATCGCGGCGGAACACACGAACGCACAGAGCGTCCAGCGCGTGCATTGGGACGCGATTGCACGCATCTACGGCGAGCTTGCCGTGGTCGCGCCGTCGCCCGTGATCGACTTGAATCGCGCAGTCGCCGTCAGCTTTGCAGACGGACCGGAGTCCGGACTGCGAATCCTCGATGCGATCGAGCCGGAGCTGCTCGAGAGCTATCATCCTGCGCACGTTGCGCGCGCTGATTTTCTCTCGCGGTTGGGACGCCGCGGCGAGGCGCGCGAAGCTTACGTAGCGGCCCTCGCACTCACGCAGAACGCCGCGGAACGCGTATTCATCGAAGGAAAAGTCAGGGACTTGGATCAGTCGACCCTAGCCTGA
- a CDS encoding Uma2 family endonuclease has translation MAHRAAALRYEDLEAFPEDNTRREIIDGELFVSPSPSLRHQEIVASLWAAFHAYGRTHDGKAYVGPVDVLLAEHDVVAPDVIYIAADRATILQEKAIFGAPSLIVEVTSSNRSRDRGKKLRLYARSGIPEYWIVDPKHPSIERCSDPVGECYANVQIFTETMNAATLPDLRIVIPELVD, from the coding sequence ATGGCGCATCGAGCAGCAGCCCTGCGATACGAAGACCTCGAGGCGTTCCCCGAGGACAACACCCGGCGCGAGATCATCGACGGAGAGTTGTTCGTGAGCCCCTCGCCGTCGCTCCGGCATCAAGAAATCGTCGCGTCTCTCTGGGCAGCTTTCCATGCGTACGGGCGAACCCACGACGGCAAAGCGTATGTGGGTCCGGTCGACGTCCTTCTCGCGGAACACGATGTCGTAGCGCCGGACGTGATCTACATTGCAGCCGATCGCGCCACAATTCTACAAGAGAAGGCCATCTTCGGCGCTCCGAGCTTGATCGTTGAAGTCACGTCATCGAATCGCTCACGCGATCGCGGAAAGAAATTGCGCCTCTACGCGCGCTCCGGCATTCCCGAATATTGGATCGTCGATCCGAAGCACCCGTCGATCGAACGTTGTAGCGACCCGGTAGGAGAATGTTACGCGAACGTTCAGATTTTCACCGAGACGATGAATGCCGCAACCTTGCCCGATCTGCGCATCGTAATTCCCGAACTCGTCGACTGA
- a CDS encoding ATP-dependent DNA ligase, with the protein MLRERSDFHRDDECRNLARSAHRNSRTRRLKLAISPPFPPMEAQLTRALPRGENFLFEPKWDGFRCLCFRDGDEIYLQSKSSRPLARYFPEIVAMLKALPMRKLVIDGELVISVDDKLDFDQLLQRIHPAESRVRKLSAEFPAQLIVFDLLVDPEGTRIADLPLEERRARLERLEGLRLSEATRDRSMAANWLSESNADIDGVIAKRLDCPYRSGERDGMFKVKRLHTADCVIGGYRTSDDGTRIASLLLGLYDADGILQYVGFTSSLNAEDRAHLERELEKRKAESAFTGRSPGGPSRWSHGKSTEWVPVKPEIVIEVGFDHVTGGRFRHGTRALRFRPDKAPQQCTTDQLR; encoded by the coding sequence ATGTTACGCGAACGTTCAGATTTTCACCGAGACGATGAATGCCGCAACCTTGCCCGATCTGCGCATCGTAATTCCCGAACTCGTCGACTGAAACTCGCGATAAGTCCGCCCTTTCCGCCCATGGAGGCGCAGCTCACGCGCGCCTTGCCGCGCGGCGAGAATTTTCTCTTCGAGCCAAAGTGGGACGGCTTTCGCTGTTTGTGTTTCCGTGACGGCGACGAAATTTATCTGCAATCGAAATCATCGCGCCCGCTGGCGCGCTACTTCCCTGAGATCGTTGCAATGCTCAAGGCGTTGCCGATGCGCAAGCTCGTCATCGACGGCGAACTCGTGATTTCCGTCGACGATAAGCTCGACTTCGATCAACTGCTGCAGCGCATCCATCCTGCGGAAAGCCGCGTGCGCAAATTGTCCGCGGAATTTCCTGCGCAACTCATCGTCTTCGATCTGTTAGTCGATCCGGAGGGAACACGCATTGCCGATCTTCCACTCGAAGAACGCCGCGCGCGTCTCGAGCGTTTGGAAGGCTTGCGTCTTTCCGAAGCCACGCGAGATCGTTCGATGGCCGCAAATTGGCTTTCCGAATCGAACGCCGACATCGACGGCGTCATCGCGAAGCGCTTGGATTGCCCGTATCGTTCGGGCGAGCGCGACGGCATGTTCAAGGTTAAGCGCTTGCACACCGCAGACTGCGTGATCGGCGGTTATCGCACGAGCGACGACGGGACGCGCATCGCGTCGCTCCTACTCGGTTTGTACGATGCCGATGGCATTCTCCAGTATGTCGGCTTCACGTCGAGCCTGAATGCCGAAGACCGCGCGCATCTCGAACGCGAGCTCGAAAAGCGGAAGGCCGAATCCGCATTCACCGGCCGTTCGCCGGGCGGACCGAGCCGCTGGAGTCACGGCAAATCAACGGAGTGGGTGCCGGTGAAACCGGAAATCGTCATCGAGGTCGGATTCGATCACGTGACCGGTGGACGTTTCCGGCACGGAACTCGCGCACTGCGCTTTCGCCCCGATAAGGCGCCGCAGCAGTGTACGACCGATCAGCTTCGGTAG
- a CDS encoding DUF6249 domain-containing protein yields the protein MDDNVVAALAVVCIFGLPVAGWIVTRMLKHMERMEMIKRGITPPGDSSNREMWDHVFAARQAAPPPGPGMYVSHPSNWNQNAQNCLRKGIVTTAVGFALLIGLSFIGMRDGVFVPGPWLLGGLIPMFVGLAQIANAMLAGAQFPRSGMTIGPIPPPPPGSAPPPPASGAYTYRPGATEELPRTKPPRTQ from the coding sequence ATGGACGACAATGTTGTAGCGGCTCTCGCAGTCGTATGTATCTTCGGCCTCCCCGTAGCCGGGTGGATCGTCACCCGGATGCTCAAGCACATGGAGCGCATGGAGATGATCAAGCGTGGCATCACCCCTCCCGGCGACTCTTCAAACCGGGAGATGTGGGACCACGTCTTTGCGGCCCGCCAGGCGGCCCCGCCCCCTGGCCCTGGGATGTACGTCTCGCACCCAAGCAACTGGAATCAGAACGCTCAGAATTGTCTGCGTAAGGGCATCGTCACCACGGCGGTCGGGTTTGCTCTGCTGATCGGCCTGTCGTTCATCGGCATGCGCGATGGCGTCTTCGTGCCGGGTCCTTGGTTGCTCGGCGGCTTGATCCCGATGTTCGTTGGCCTCGCGCAAATTGCGAACGCCATGCTGGCCGGTGCGCAGTTTCCGCGCTCCGGGATGACGATCGGTCCGATTCCTCCGCCGCCCCCCGGTTCCGCGCCGCCTCCGCCGGCCTCAGGCGCATACACCTATCGGCCGGGCGCGACCGAAGAGCTGCCGCGCACCAAACCGCCGCGGACGCAGTAG
- a CDS encoding RNA polymerase sigma factor, translating to MAAISAPSDQDLVTGTLAGNGADFEVLISRYERAVYNLALRMLRNVEDAKDATQEAFFKAYRSLRTFKTGAKFSTWILAIAYNASCDRLAKRRRYSDSGLPERADPGPGPAEEAEREDEARALRYAIDQLPDKYRAVITLYHLQGKQYDEIATILGVPMGTVKTHLFRAKDLLRRRLSGEQDEDEEPVAIKSRFGWMQRRMAAVL from the coding sequence ATGGCGGCCATCTCCGCTCCCTCGGATCAGGATCTCGTAACTGGGACGCTCGCCGGAAACGGTGCGGATTTTGAAGTCCTCATCAGCCGGTACGAGCGCGCCGTCTATAACCTCGCGCTCCGAATGCTGCGCAACGTCGAAGACGCCAAGGACGCGACGCAAGAAGCGTTCTTCAAAGCATATCGCTCGCTACGCACGTTCAAGACCGGCGCGAAGTTCTCGACGTGGATCCTCGCAATCGCGTACAACGCGAGCTGCGATCGGCTTGCCAAGCGTCGCCGCTATTCCGATAGCGGACTCCCGGAACGCGCCGACCCCGGACCCGGACCGGCCGAAGAAGCTGAACGTGAAGACGAAGCACGCGCCTTGCGCTACGCGATCGATCAGCTTCCGGACAAGTACCGTGCCGTGATCACGCTCTACCACCTGCAAGGAAAGCAGTACGACGAGATTGCGACGATATTAGGAGTGCCGATGGGAACCGTGAAAACCCACCTGTTCCGGGCAAAAGATCTCCTACGCCGGCGTTTGTCAGGCGAACAAGACGAAGACGAAGAACCTGTCGCGATCAAATCACGGTTTGGTTGGATGCAGAGAAGGATGGCCGCAGTACTATGA
- the leuB gene encoding 3-isopropylmalate dehydrogenase: MAPVIAVLPGDGIGPEVTREALDVLRAVRPDCEYVPCEVGADPLLAGKGALPDETLAICERASAIMFGAVGGLQFDGKPLEERPEWALLRLRKHFELYANVRPVNVFPGLEDASSLKPELVRGLDLIVLRELTGGVYYGEHRFERTPKRRAFDELKYDEDEVCRVARFGFELARGRRKKLTSVDKLNVIATSRLWREVVDEVSKEFPDVTLEHMLVDATAMHLVREPKRFDVIVTENMFGDILSDEAAMLAGSLGNLPSASIGTGTTEFGKFGMYEPISGTAPDIAGKGIANPTSAILSAALLCRYSLSDSESAGRIERAVAHVFSDGLRTADLIGDSKALSTREFGNAVRASLAPLLR; this comes from the coding sequence ATGGCACCGGTTATCGCAGTACTGCCGGGCGACGGCATCGGACCTGAGGTTACGCGGGAAGCGCTCGACGTACTGCGCGCAGTGCGACCGGATTGCGAATACGTCCCGTGCGAAGTCGGTGCTGATCCGTTGCTCGCAGGCAAGGGTGCTCTGCCCGACGAGACGCTCGCGATCTGCGAGCGCGCATCGGCGATCATGTTCGGCGCCGTCGGCGGTTTACAATTCGACGGCAAGCCGCTCGAGGAGCGTCCCGAATGGGCGCTCTTGCGTTTGCGCAAGCACTTCGAGTTGTACGCGAACGTGCGGCCGGTCAACGTGTTTCCCGGGCTCGAAGACGCATCGAGCCTCAAGCCGGAGCTCGTGCGAGGGCTCGACCTGATCGTGCTGCGCGAGCTGACCGGCGGCGTCTACTACGGCGAACATCGTTTCGAGCGCACGCCCAAGCGACGCGCGTTCGATGAGCTGAAATACGACGAAGACGAAGTCTGCCGCGTTGCGCGCTTCGGATTCGAGCTGGCGCGCGGACGCCGCAAGAAACTCACATCCGTCGACAAGCTCAACGTGATCGCGACCTCCCGTCTGTGGCGCGAGGTGGTCGACGAAGTCAGCAAGGAATTCCCGGACGTTACGCTCGAGCACATGCTGGTCGACGCGACCGCGATGCATTTAGTGCGCGAACCAAAACGCTTTGACGTCATCGTCACCGAGAACATGTTCGGCGACATTCTTTCGGACGAGGCCGCAATGCTTGCGGGTTCTCTGGGGAATCTGCCGAGCGCGAGCATCGGCACCGGGACAACCGAATTCGGAAAATTCGGCATGTACGAGCCGATCAGCGGAACCGCACCGGACATTGCCGGCAAGGGCATCGCGAATCCGACCTCGGCGATTCTTTCAGCTGCGTTGCTGTGCCGCTACTCGCTGTCGGATTCCGAGAGCGCAGGACGTATCGAGCGTGCCGTCGCGCACGTATTCTCAGACGGCTTGCGCACCGCCGATTTGATCGGCGATTCGAAAGCGCTTAGTACGCGGGAGTTTGGGAACGCGGTGCGCGCCTCGCTTGCACCACTATTGCGGTAA
- a CDS encoding GvpL/GvpF family gas vesicle protein yields MSRAQAPLASVDRAYHLIGVADEEFAGRRLRVEGERITFSRFEKIALLLRTVEADIWTPQTLELKKNDSSWLVREARLHEAIVSRAMIQGTVVPVQPFTVYADSTSLDMATRAHYTRFRRSLTRIAGKAEWAVHVYRGPHRLPELTPYLLRTMMARPREDANRKTVRPHSDHIMQVWRACSAVSTAARRIEALADSHQLFCGAFLVTQTRRDEFRETLEKLHPQAKELGLTYYLEGPRPAFNFI; encoded by the coding sequence ATGAGCCGTGCACAGGCGCCTCTCGCGTCAGTCGATCGCGCCTATCATCTTATCGGTGTCGCAGACGAAGAATTTGCAGGGCGCCGTCTGCGGGTCGAAGGCGAACGCATCACGTTCTCGCGCTTCGAGAAGATTGCGCTGTTGCTGCGCACCGTCGAGGCGGATATTTGGACGCCGCAGACGCTCGAGCTGAAGAAGAACGATTCGAGCTGGCTTGTGCGCGAAGCACGTCTGCACGAAGCAATCGTTTCCCGCGCGATGATTCAAGGGACGGTCGTTCCGGTTCAGCCCTTCACCGTCTACGCTGACTCTACGTCGCTCGACATGGCGACGCGCGCTCACTATACGCGCTTTCGCCGCAGTTTGACGCGCATCGCGGGCAAGGCTGAGTGGGCCGTTCACGTCTATCGCGGCCCGCATCGCTTGCCGGAGCTGACGCCGTACCTTTTGCGTACGATGATGGCCCGCCCACGCGAAGACGCGAACCGCAAGACCGTGCGACCGCACAGCGATCACATCATGCAAGTCTGGAGGGCGTGCTCGGCGGTTTCGACGGCCGCGCGCCGGATCGAGGCACTTGCCGATTCGCATCAATTATTCTGCGGCGCGTTTCTCGTGACGCAGACGCGCCGCGACGAATTTCGCGAGACGCTCGAGAAGTTGCATCCGCAAGCCAAAGAGCTTGGCTTGACGTACTATCTCGAAGGACCGCGCCCCGCATTTAACTTTATCTAG
- a CDS encoding DivIVA domain-containing protein, which yields MQRITPVDIQHKTFKKSLQGYDRAEVDQFLDDLIESLEDEAQEKAALEAETADLRERISHFKAMEESLQNTLILAQRTADEVKATAHKEADVIKAQAKMEAEKEIGSLVERTDEAKREYQRSLDNAEKARSELRSLLMTHLALLERVAPSPVILNGIAELPDQHTLVQ from the coding sequence ATGCAACGGATCACGCCAGTCGACATACAGCACAAGACCTTCAAGAAATCGCTGCAAGGCTATGACCGCGCAGAGGTCGACCAGTTCCTCGATGACCTGATCGAATCGCTCGAGGACGAGGCGCAGGAAAAGGCCGCGCTCGAAGCGGAAACCGCGGACCTTCGCGAGCGTATCAGTCATTTCAAGGCGATGGAAGAATCGCTTCAGAACACGCTGATCCTCGCGCAGCGCACGGCCGATGAGGTCAAGGCGACAGCCCACAAAGAAGCCGACGTCATCAAAGCGCAAGCGAAGATGGAAGCGGAAAAGGAGATCGGCTCTTTGGTCGAACGGACCGACGAAGCAAAGCGCGAGTACCAGCGATCTCTCGACAACGCCGAAAAGGCACGGAGCGAACTGAGGAGTCTCTTGATGACCCACCTTGCATTACTGGAACGAGTCGCCCCGAGCCCGGTAATACTCAACGGCATCGCTGAACTTCCCGATCAACACACGCTCGTCCAATGA
- the sepF gene encoding cell division protein SepF: MSVLERIGSFFSLRDDDDDDFDEHGNVVPITSTNRIRAGGVEVAIFAPAAFGDVTDIADALRSRHVAIVNLQGADRSLLQRVVDFTSGVAYTIDGKIQKLADSIYLVVPAGVAVNSAGVREAIQNDTLIDLKPRTTFGARQG, from the coding sequence ATGAGCGTTTTGGAGCGCATCGGTTCATTCTTCTCACTGCGCGATGACGACGATGATGACTTCGACGAGCACGGTAACGTCGTGCCGATCACGTCGACCAATCGTATTCGCGCCGGAGGCGTCGAGGTCGCGATCTTCGCGCCCGCCGCTTTCGGGGACGTCACCGACATCGCCGACGCGCTGCGTTCGCGCCATGTTGCAATCGTCAACTTGCAAGGCGCCGATCGCTCGCTTCTTCAGCGCGTTGTCGACTTTACGTCAGGCGTTGCCTACACAATCGACGGAAAGATTCAGAAGCTCGCCGATTCAATTTATCTCGTCGTGCCTGCCGGCGTTGCGGTAAATTCTGCCGGTGTGCGCGAAGCAATTCAAAACGACACACTAATCGACCTCAAGCCGCGTACCACATTCGGCGCGCGGCAGGGCTAA
- a CDS encoding YggS family pyridoxal phosphate-dependent enzyme produces MELALGAPMNASTTIAERVQRLREEVAEIARSANRNPAEIAIVAVSKLQPRQFVFEAYAAGIRAFGENHVQEAIPKFAGLSHSAERHYIGHVQTNKAKRMVAEFDLVQSVDRLEAGLALAKAARERETPTRVLLQLNISAAERYGLQPELAPEIAERLRAEGLEVAGTMAIGPLTDDPTTIRDAFLRAAEAHQRVGGQILSLGMSADWPIAVACGSTMIRVGTAIFGPRPRKGGTPA; encoded by the coding sequence ATGGAGCTCGCCCTCGGAGCGCCGATGAACGCTTCGACGACGATCGCTGAGCGCGTGCAACGTCTTCGTGAAGAAGTCGCGGAAATCGCTCGCTCTGCGAACAGAAACCCGGCTGAGATTGCGATCGTTGCCGTCTCGAAGCTTCAACCCCGGCAGTTCGTCTTCGAAGCGTATGCCGCGGGCATTCGCGCGTTCGGCGAAAATCACGTCCAGGAGGCGATCCCGAAGTTTGCGGGCCTTTCGCATTCGGCCGAACGCCACTACATCGGGCACGTGCAGACGAACAAAGCGAAGCGGATGGTCGCCGAATTCGATCTCGTGCAGAGCGTCGATCGCCTCGAAGCCGGCTTGGCGCTCGCCAAAGCCGCGCGCGAACGCGAAACGCCGACGCGCGTGCTGCTCCAGCTCAACATCTCGGCGGCAGAGCGCTACGGTCTGCAACCCGAGCTGGCACCAGAGATCGCCGAGCGGTTGCGTGCCGAGGGGCTCGAGGTCGCCGGCACGATGGCGATCGGCCCGCTAACAGACGATCCCACCACCATTCGAGATGCATTTCTGCGCGCGGCTGAGGCGCACCAGCGCGTGGGCGGACAGATCCTATCCCTGGGGATGAGCGCTGACTGGCCAATCGCGGTCGCATGCGGATCCACAATGATCCGCGTCGGCACCGCGATCTTCGGCCCACGCCCGAGAAAAGGAGGCACTCCCGCATGA
- a CDS encoding Uma2 family endonuclease, with the protein MLSIDAWLDEKPYKELFDGVVHEKVSPQRGHGEIMLNVGILLKAWGGDRGSVAMELRAYLGEGVTLVPDVAYVSGERLARLSAEEQERPPFAPDIVVEVRSPEDRELRIRRKTELYLAHGATLVLNVDPATRTIRVTDVHGEAIFRARETIEHAGFPGLQIPVDDVFASLDRKW; encoded by the coding sequence ATGTTGTCAATCGACGCATGGTTGGACGAGAAACCCTACAAAGAGCTTTTCGATGGCGTGGTTCACGAGAAGGTGAGCCCGCAGCGCGGCCATGGCGAGATCATGCTTAACGTGGGGATTCTCCTCAAGGCGTGGGGCGGTGATCGAGGCAGCGTAGCAATGGAGCTGCGAGCCTATCTCGGCGAAGGCGTTACCCTCGTTCCCGACGTGGCCTACGTCTCGGGAGAACGCCTCGCGAGGCTTTCGGCTGAAGAGCAAGAGCGGCCGCCCTTCGCACCCGATATCGTCGTGGAGGTTCGCTCGCCCGAGGATCGCGAGTTGCGAATTCGTCGCAAAACTGAGCTCTATCTCGCGCATGGAGCAACGTTGGTTCTCAATGTCGATCCGGCCACGCGCACGATTCGTGTTACCGATGTGCACGGCGAGGCGATCTTTCGCGCGCGGGAAACGATCGAGCACGCGGGCTTTCCCGGCCTTCAGATTCCGGTCGACGACGTTTTCGCGTCGCTCGATCGGAAGTGGTAG
- the lgt gene encoding prolipoprotein diacylglyceryl transferase produces the protein MEHWFTYPNINPIAIQIGPVGIHWYGLSYLAGFILVFLWLNRPAGRRRLGLSTEEIQDFLVYALIGVLVGGRLFFVAADIVTRHTLGDYISNPLNIIAVWNGGMGFFGGLMGVMLAIWLFLRKRPQLKFQVFADEIVMMIPIALMLTRFVNFINDELPGDICNPDRPWCIKFPNYYGYRYPSQIFEAILDILVLPILLIVYRRRAPDGVVAWTWFTCYGICRSLGEIWREPDATLGPLTAAQLISIPMIVLGIYLIVRALQGGTHTDETLKPNPTA, from the coding sequence GTGGAGCACTGGTTTACTTATCCCAATATCAATCCGATCGCGATTCAGATCGGGCCCGTTGGCATACATTGGTATGGCCTGTCGTATTTGGCCGGATTCATTCTGGTCTTTCTCTGGTTGAATCGGCCGGCTGGGCGACGCCGGCTTGGGTTGTCGACCGAAGAGATTCAGGATTTTCTCGTCTACGCGCTGATCGGCGTGCTCGTCGGCGGGCGGCTCTTTTTCGTCGCGGCCGACATCGTCACGCGGCATACGCTGGGCGACTATATCTCGAATCCGCTCAATATCATCGCCGTCTGGAATGGCGGGATGGGATTCTTCGGTGGTCTGATGGGCGTCATGCTTGCGATATGGCTATTCTTGCGCAAGCGTCCGCAGCTCAAGTTTCAGGTCTTCGCCGATGAGATCGTGATGATGATCCCGATAGCGCTCATGTTGACGCGCTTTGTGAATTTCATCAACGACGAGCTGCCGGGAGACATTTGCAATCCGGATCGTCCGTGGTGCATCAAATTCCCGAATTACTACGGCTATCGGTACCCCTCGCAGATATTCGAAGCGATCCTCGACATCTTGGTCCTGCCGATCCTCCTGATCGTTTATCGGCGCCGTGCGCCCGATGGTGTCGTTGCGTGGACGTGGTTCACGTGCTACGGCATCTGCCGTTCGCTGGGCGAGATTTGGCGCGAGCCGGACGCAACGCTGGGGCCACTCACCGCTGCGCAGCTGATCTCCATTCCAATGATCGTCCTGGGAATCTATCTCATCGTGCGTGCCCTGCAGGGCGGCACCCACACCGACGAGACCTTAAAGCCGAATCCTACCGCGTAA